Proteins from a single region of Choloepus didactylus isolate mChoDid1 chromosome 10, mChoDid1.pri, whole genome shotgun sequence:
- the SIT1 gene encoding signaling threshold-regulating transmembrane adapter 1 gives MNRSDNCTDLVLGIPSVAQAWGLWALLGAVTLLLFISLVAHLSQWTSGRSRSYQKQGRSGGSVEEVPLYGNLHYLQTGRLTQEPGPDHQESASGGPTRAAEEVMCYTSLQLRPPQGRIPSPGTPIKYSEVVLDSEPKPQASGPEPELYASVCAQTRRGRASFPDQAYANSQPAPT, from the exons GAATCCCCTCCGTGGCCCAGGCTTGGGGATTATGGGCCCTCTTAGGGGCTGTGACGCTGCTGCTTTTCATTTCCCTGGTTGCACACTTGTCTCAATGGACAAGTGGTCGGAGCAGGAGTTATCAGAAGCAGGGACG CTCTGGAGGATCTGTGGAAGAGGTCCCCCTGTACGGGAACCTGCATTATCTGCAGACAG GACGGCTGACTCAAGAACCAGGGCCAGACCATCAAGAGTCAGCCTCTGGAGGTCCCACCAGG GCTGCAGAGGAGGTGATGTGCTATACCAGCCTGCAGCTTCGGCCTCCTCAGGGCCGGATCCCCAGCCCTGGTACCCCCATCAAGTACTCGGAGGTGGTCCTGGACTCTGAGCCAAAGCCCCAGGCCTCGGGCCCCGAGCCAGAGCTCTATGCCTCAGTGTGTGCCCAGACCCGCCGAGGCCGGGCTTCCTTCCCTGATCAGGCCTACGCCAACAGCCAGCCTGCACCCACCTGA